The stretch of DNA TCGGTAGGTAAAATTGCCTTTTTGAATAactatgatcattttttttagtaacttTTACACCAATcatctgttttattttcttgttttaataaaatgtgataAATTCAAGTTAAATCCTATGGAAATGTtggtatattttgtatatttgtctATTTAAATTGATACTCAAAGCTGGAATGTGACTAAAATTTAATTATATAATGTATAAATGAACCCCATGTTgatattaaaacttttttttcctagtcaaataaagacaaaataatcTATTCCAATGTATTGGTCTACTCCCCCGAGCCATCTGAAGGCTTGTTTCGATTGGATGAAGCAAATATTCCGGTTGAGTGCCATTTTGACAGGTAATTTAAAAGTTGTGGTGCCTTAACTGAATGCCAAGATTAAATATTTCTCCTGTGAATTGAGATTACTCAAACTATATAATATTTACAGGAGGTATTCTGTGAATGGTATTTCCCTCCATCCTGCTTGGGTTCCTTCCGTCTCTGTGGTTTCAGCAGAAAATCAACTTGACTTCAAAATGCGTCTTATGACGGGTCAGTGGACACCAATACTCTGTTTTCTTgtgtatactatactatacttttaATTTCAGACAACTGGATGTTTGAGAGGCCCTCCCAAGCCTACTTTGTGGGTGAAGTGATGCACTTTGAGGTTTCAGTCTTGGTTCGGAAGCATAAGCAATTGCGTGTCTACATTGAGCATTGTACTGCCACAATTGGCCCAGATTCAAATGCTGCCTTAAGATACGACTTTATTGATCGTAATGGGTGAGTGCTCAAAGCATCAGTTCATACTTTTGAAGCAAAATtgactcattttttatttaattgccCTTTACTGCATTAGTTGTCTCTTGGATGCTTACCTGACAAACTCCAGCTCTCACTTCCTATCAAGAATTGAGGGACAAGCCCTTCAGTTTCAGCTTGAGGCCTTCAGGTTCCATCAGGAGCCCAACACTCAGGTTAACCTCGACTTGgcatataagtattttttttggtagttcATGTGAAACTCCTCATTAGTTATAGCtcttaaaatgatgaaatacaaGCTGCAGGAACACCAAACTTCAATCAGCTTGCACTCAAAATACCTCATTGGGGAAAATTCATCCTTTTTAGCAGTTGTAATGAAAATCTGGGACCATTGTGTACCAGTTTGGACACCTATTTTATGCCCTGTATTTTGTGAAGAGGCCTTTGTTAAATTATCCTAGTCAGTTAGATTTCTGTCATGTCATGAGTAACCAGTAAGAGGCAGTACAGTGTAACAGAAGGCAGGATACACAACAGAGTGGGGACCATAGTCATGATTGCAAAATAATTTGGCATACAAATTATACAAAGGAAAAGTAGTTATGCCTGTGCAATTTTGATGGTAAATGTGACAGATGATAAAATTAGGAAAAAATCTAGGACCATAAAAGCAGGGTTATGATTACCAAAATGGTCTGGAAATAAATATAGACTGTTTGTATTAAGCAATTTTATGAGTATTTTCAGCCTGATTATATTTATATCATTGCAATATTTGTGACTGACTTtaataggcttttttttattttttacatagaTTTACATTACTTGTTGGTTGAGAGCTGTTCCCGACTCTTCAGCTTTTACCTCTCAAAACAGGGCTTGCTCTTTTATTGACGGCAGGTAATCTCAAATAAAAGCATTACAGTGGAGTACAACATTAAGCTCAAAATTGATCTACATGTACAGGTGGTGGTCAGCAGATGGGGATCATGACGCCTGTAAAAGTTGTCATCCATCGGTagccaaagaggaaaagaagCCAGCGAATGACATGAGGCAAAAGCCAAATTCAGGATGGAATTTTGCACAAAAAGTCAGTCAACCGACTCATACCATTCGTGTTCAACCTGGAGCTTTTCAAAGCCACCAATCCCAGCAGCCATCTGGTGTGAGGAGGGAAACTGGCTACAAAGCAGGTGAGGACAGAGTAATTAGGGGGTGTATCATTATTAATTCcacttgttaatgttttttttagcattagaAGTGCATTATAAACCAGATTTATTGCTTTCAGAAAACTGACCTCTTCCCTATATTCTATTTCAGAGAGGATTGTCCAACTTGGCCCCCTCACTGTTCAATAAATACCACCAGGGTCTCCAATTTGGTTGAGGATATaacgcaaaaaaatgtatttcacacAAGAAATCTGACTGGATGGAGAAAACATGATTGTCtttatgcttgtttttttgtttgctgaCAAATCTttcaatatacatgttttacaATACCTCCGTTTACGTTTTTCAtcctattttcaaacatttctcCTGCTTTTATTGATGGGGattcaaaatgacaaacaatTTAATGGTTTAGGGCACTCAGAATCATTATTTCTAGGGCACTGAATGGATATGAGTAATGTGTGGTCTTGTTCTGTTAAAGTACACAAACATACTGTTTACCCATTTGCCATTTACTGCTCTATCCAACATACTGGCTGTTCTACACGAAAGGAAGAGTGATGCCATTAAGGAGCACTTCCTTCCATTACCACCCACAACCTGCCCATCATATACATAGTCACTATTGATTGTTTGTTGTGAGAGGTGGCTCATGTGGCATGGAATGGTTTTCAGAGACAAAACATACAATCAGTCTATACATTAAATTACCCATATTTTACATCCAACTATGTATAGAAGCAGCAATATTAAGACTAACGTATGTTATTTTCAAAATGCCAATGTATGACAAAAGCCTTTAGATTTTCTTTAGCCCTAAATAGTTATATAATATAtccaaatactacaaatactaaGAATAAGCATTAAGCTCCAGTTATAAAATCAAATCTGTCAGTTTTGTGAGACACAATGCATCAAAATTAGCAAAACTATTGCACTAAATACTCATTTCAGCCtaataatccattttaacttgCTAAAAACTTTAATATTTTACTGGAAAAAGTAAACTATCAAatgaaaataccccaaaaaatcaatttagTCTTCTCCTCAACCCCTCTTAATAATCTTGGCATGCTCAAAGCATCCAAACTGAACAAATTCCCACCAATCCGCACCTGAAGTAAACCACTAGGGTCCATTTTTACAGCCCAAGACTGCTTAGACACcaagcttttaatccattaaattTTTATCCTTCTAAGCTTTCAATGTGTGTCATAAAAATACTTGTCTGCAAATTTCCTGCACCTCCTGTCAACTTCCCTAATCAATCTTCCTTGTGTGCTCCACAAGGAACTGACCATGGTACTAAAATCTATTCTATCCCTCCCTTATAATAAGTCATTGCTTATCTTTCATTGCTCGGTACCCAAAACAGTCGATTTCCCTGGCGCCTGTTTACTTTCCCAGTAAATAAATACTTCTATAATGCTTTTGGTTGCATTTGACTGCAAGCTATAATGAGATCACTAAGTGCATAATAAATCTATTGTCTTTTTCTATGGCAGATCACATGCAAGTGGGACATGAAGAGAGCAAGATGTTCCACCGTGGACTGATGATACGTCAGTAACTCGTCAGTTGGAAACCCTCCcgttctctctctttttttattgttctcaATGATGTTTTTCCACCAATACCAAATGATGACTCTGCTCACCACAGTGTGTTGTTTTCCAAGCACGCTCCTTAACTTAAGATGTGGACAGGCTCCTTGTCGGGACCACCAAGAATGCTGCCAGCGGGGAAATTCTACCGGCTGTTGCGACCCATCGGAGGTGGAGGACTACTACCACGTCGCTATGGTGACACGTAAACTTTCGGGTGTTCTTATCATGCTACTTCTCTTCGCTTTGGGATATTTGGTCCAGCGGGTGTTGTGTTCCCGATCCAGACAGCTTAGCCCGGATCATGGCGGAGATACGACCGTCAATGTGTCCCAGGAGCTTCTGGTTGAGAG from Stigmatopora nigra isolate UIUO_SnigA chromosome 9, RoL_Snig_1.1, whole genome shotgun sequence encodes:
- the LOC144201961 gene encoding zona pellucida sperm-binding protein 3-like gives rise to the protein MCFPTRWIVFILLAIFTLTESLQSNMAPYDRGGSDQAYFPSQEQQLEQQEHGARPKAVVVKCYPDSMELVVQTDLFDTGLHVNPQHLRLGTDSAGGSPSCHASSTDNEGTLTILADLLDCGTRLSSNKDKIIYSNVLVYSPEPSEGLFRLDEANIPVECHFDRRYSVNGISLHPAWVPSVSVVSAENQLDFKMRLMTDNWMFERPSQAYFVGEVMHFEVSVLVRKHKQLRVYIEHCTATIGPDSNAALRYDFIDRNGCLLDAYLTNSSSHFLSRIEGQALQFQLEAFRFHQEPNTQIYITCWLRAVPDSSAFTSQNRACSFIDGRWWSADGDHDACKSCHPSVAKEEKKPANDMRQKPNSGWNFAQKVSQPTHTIRVQPGAFQSHQSQQPSGVRRETGYKAERIVQLGPLTVQ